Sequence from the Nitrospinaceae bacterium genome:
CCCGCTATCTCTGTTGCAATGCCGATGAAAGCGAGCCGGGAACCTGTAAGGACCGCGAACTCCTGGAAAAAAACCCGCATCTTCTCATCGAGGGCATGATTCTCTGTTCCTACGCCTGCCGGATTGAAACCGCCTACAATTATTTGCGCGGCGAGTTCTACGATCTCTGCGAGATCTTTGAGAAAGCGCTGGAAGAGGCGTATGCGAAAGGTTATCTCGGGAAAAATATACTGGGATCGGGCTTCAATCTCGACATTCACACCCATTTAGGCGCCGGGGCCTACATCTGCGGAGAAGAATCGGCCTTGCTCAACTCGCTTGAAGGCGGGCGCGGCGAACCACGAATGAAACCGCCGTTTCCCGCTGTGCAGGGGTTGTATGCCAAACCCACGGTCATCAACAACGTCGAGACCCTTTGCGTGGTTCCCCATATTGTCAACGAAGGCCCGGAGGCTTACGCCGCCATTGGCACCGAAAAAAGCAAAGGAACCAAACTGGTCAGTGTTTCCGGTCACGTTAAGAAGCCCGGAAATTATGAGGTGGTCATGGGAACCCCCACCCGCGAAATTATCTATGAGATGGCCGGAGGCATTCGCGACGACAACCAGTTGAAAGCCTTCATTCCCGGCGGATCGTCCGTTCCCATGTTGCCGGCGGATCTGGTGGACACGCCCTACGATTACGAATCCCTGCAGGCGGCGGGAACCATGCTGGGTTCCGGAGCCCTGATCGTCATCGATCATACGGTCAACGTGGTGGAATCCGCCTTGCGGCTGACCAGTTTTTACATGCACGAATCCTGCGGCAAATGCACTCCCTGCCGGGAAGGCACGCGCTGGATGTGGCAGATATTGAATCAGATACAAACCGGTCAGGGCAGACCCGAGCAGGTGGAAAAGCTCGTGGACATCTGCGACAACATGAGCTTTAAATGTTTTTGCCCGCTGGGCGATGCGGCGGTAGCGCCGGTGGCCAGCAGTATCCAGCGTTTCCGCGAAGACTATGAGGAATTACTTGAAAAGATGGCGGCCAAAACCGGCGCCTAAAATGAAATCATGGCTGACGAACAAATCACTTTAACCATAGACGATCAATCGGTCACCGTTCCCAAGGGAACCAAGGTGGTGGATGCCGCCAAGACCGTGGGCATTGAGATTCCGGTATTTTGCTACCACGAAAAAATAGGGGCACTCGGCTGCTGCCGGATGTGTCTCGTGGAAGTGGAAAAAATGCCCAAATTGATGACCGCCTGCACAATGGACGTCGGGCCGGACATGGTCGTCAAAACCAACACCGACAAAGTGGAAAAAGCCCAAAAGGGAGTTTTGGAGTTCACTTTGTTGAACCACCCGCTCGACTGTCCGGTTTGCGATAAGGGCGGCGAATGTCCGCTTCAGAACAACACCTTCAAATACGGTCCTGGCGACACGCGCATGGAATTCTACCGGGCGCACAATCTTAAGGCCGCGCCTCTCAGCCCGGTGATCACTCTTGACCGGGAACGCTGTATCGCCTGCCAGCGTTGTACGGCCTACAGTTCCGTCATCGAACAGGATCACGCGCTGGTCATGCACAACCGGGGGTTCAATAATGAAATCGGGACTTTCAACAACGAGCCTTATGACACGCGTTTTTCCGGCAACGTGATCGATATCTGTCCCGTCGGCGCCCTGACCAACACCCAGTTTCGTTTCAAGGCCCGCACCTGGGATCTGACCAATTCCGATACTCTGTGTGCGCATTGCGGATGCAACTGCAATATGACGCTTGGCGTTCGGACCAACAAGTTCATGCGCATCGAATCGCGTCCTAACGATTGGGTCGACGACGGATGGATCTGCGACAAGGCCCGCTGGGGGTATGATTTTCTCGAAGGCAAAAACCGCCTCGTAGAAGCTGTCGCCACCATGGAAAAAGGGGAGATGACCATCTCCGTTCTGGATGGAGGGAAAAAGACCCTGCCCATTAAAGAAGCCGTCGAGCGAACCGCGAATGCGATTAAAAAAATTGTGGATGAGCACGGGCCTCAGAGCGTGGGTTTCATCGGTTCGCCTTACGGGACCAACGAAGAACTTTATCTTTATCAGAAATTATTCCGGACAAAATTCGGCACCAACAACATCGATCATAAGGTTTATGCCGAATCCCCCGGACTGCCCATCGACCATTTTGACTTGAGCGACATCGAGACCTCCAACCTGGTGTTGATGATCGCCAGCGATCCCACCGAAGAGTTGCCGATCCTCGATCTTAGAATCAAAAAAGTGGTGACCCGTAAAGGTGTCAAACTGGCGGTGTTGAACGATCAAGGAACGTTGATGGACAAATACGCGCATCTTTCCTTGAGATATAACATCGGCACGGACGCTCAAGTGTTTTCCGCACTGGCCGCCAGCCTTTCGGGAGAAGGAGGAGGGGATGTCAAAGACACTGGGATCGAAACCGAGCAATTGAGCTCTCTGGTGGAGATGCTGAAGTCCCACGAAAAGGTGACGATCGTCTACAACCCCGCCGCCTTGACCGGGCAATCGGTTCATGTGCTGAAACGCCTTTTGGGAGCGATCCGGAAAATTCCGGACATCCAATGCGGAGCCATTCCCGCGGCGCCTCAAACCAATTCCATCGGGGCGCTGGACATGGGAATTTTGCCGGACTATTATCC
This genomic interval carries:
- the nuoF gene encoding NADH-quinone oxidoreductase subunit F; this translates as MTQILFKNINKKNLHTIEVYEKQGGYNSLKKAFAREPEEIVEMVKASGLRGRGGAGFPTGLKWSFLAKDVFPRYLCCNADESEPGTCKDRELLEKNPHLLIEGMILCSYACRIETAYNYLRGEFYDLCEIFEKALEEAYAKGYLGKNILGSGFNLDIHTHLGAGAYICGEESALLNSLEGGRGEPRMKPPFPAVQGLYAKPTVINNVETLCVVPHIVNEGPEAYAAIGTEKSKGTKLVSVSGHVKKPGNYEVVMGTPTREIIYEMAGGIRDDNQLKAFIPGGSSVPMLPADLVDTPYDYESLQAAGTMLGSGALIVIDHTVNVVESALRLTSFYMHESCGKCTPCREGTRWMWQILNQIQTGQGRPEQVEKLVDICDNMSFKCFCPLGDAAVAPVASSIQRFREDYEELLEKMAAKTGA
- a CDS encoding NADH-quinone oxidoreductase yields the protein MADEQITLTIDDQSVTVPKGTKVVDAAKTVGIEIPVFCYHEKIGALGCCRMCLVEVEKMPKLMTACTMDVGPDMVVKTNTDKVEKAQKGVLEFTLLNHPLDCPVCDKGGECPLQNNTFKYGPGDTRMEFYRAHNLKAAPLSPVITLDRERCIACQRCTAYSSVIEQDHALVMHNRGFNNEIGTFNNEPYDTRFSGNVIDICPVGALTNTQFRFKARTWDLTNSDTLCAHCGCNCNMTLGVRTNKFMRIESRPNDWVDDGWICDKARWGYDFLEGKNRLVEAVATMEKGEMTISVLDGGKKTLPIKEAVERTANAIKKIVDEHGPQSVGFIGSPYGTNEELYLYQKLFRTKFGTNNIDHKVYAESPGLPIDHFDLSDIETSNLVLMIASDPTEELPILDLRIKKVVTRKGVKLAVLNDQGTLMDKYAHLSLRYNIGTDAQVFSALAASLSGEGGGDVKDTGIETEQLSSLVEMLKSHEKVTIVYNPAALTGQSVHVLKRLLGAIRKIPDIQCGAIPAAPQTNSIGALDMGILPDYYPGAVPLSDTESIKQKWGEEAPLTPGLSAMNMIQKAASGELKALLIYRANPVVDFPGGKQVEEALKKVDLLVVHDIMETETSKLANVVLPSNGPGYDDGTTTNIGGRVQFRKGGLKTTHPPDWKIISMMAKALGDETDYITSFSVTDEIAENVEGYGEISKKSIKKEGMTRTSAQSGNGASPEVNASQSPKAGSLKLRIANYLFAHDKILDASSTLAHQFESSVVHLHEDDAKKLGLKNDDDVTVISGKAKVEAQVEISNRCNPGGVVLPRISDEQGVLGLVDGANPVTWVEIRKD